The window GCTCGCGGGGGGTGACGCTCTGAGACGCGTTCCGAACTCGAGAGGAAAACGGCGACGCGAGCGGAGGGAGAGACCGATCCCGGCCGCAAAGGCGGAGGTCTCGGTCGGCGGTGACGATCGATCCGGGGACGGGGACCGCTACCGGAGTTCCTTGTACGTCGCTCCGCACTCCGGGCAGACGCGGACCGCGAACACTTCGTCGGGATCGTTCTTCTTTTTCAAGACCATCTCGCACTCGGCGCAGTTGAGCCGCTCGTATGTGTCCTTGAACAGGTCGCCGTCCCGCAGTCCCTTCCGTGTCGATTTCATGAATCCTCGTTGATCGCGTGGCTGTATAAAAACCCCGTACGACGTCGGTCGGACGGCGCGACCGGTCGCGACCCGTGGCCGTGCGCTTGGACAGCGGTCAGCGTGTCTCGACCCGCCACGCGCTCCGGCCTTTCGCAACGTTTGTCTCACACCGCGAGAAAGGCCGCCC is drawn from Halorubrum sp. BV1 and contains these coding sequences:
- a CDS encoding HVO_0758 family zinc finger protein; translation: MKSTRKGLRDGDLFKDTYERLNCAECEMVLKKKNDPDEVFAVRVCPECGATYKELR